The following are encoded in a window of Echeneis naucrates chromosome 19, fEcheNa1.1, whole genome shotgun sequence genomic DNA:
- the LOC115059827 gene encoding zinc finger protein OZF, translated as MGPSVPLLTQLAAVMESLVHAAVAELQKLEENSSKFLLRLEVRTSRADDRSPPPAREQDETRKKMVLFASIMETLGNEALGKIMNIVDEAKLLMELESGRGVKRPQTSILNVLNNAHVELEHSYGLPPENSEVDKSTQTKQEEDGAETPFVMAVTVKNEHGNVDLGAIAERARVEAAPSLPPDLQQQEAPGSPGLVLPGVTWKYLACSACGKVFSSQSNLKCHYRIHTGEKPFTCSVCGRAFRLRQSMQSHMRTHTGERPYECPQCGKCFSKQAQLKTHSIIHTGEKPYSCEVCGRRFNLLQNLHRHAHTHTGEKIFVCNVCGKGFTRAVTLKTHELIHTGQKPLKCEHCPKTFRYSVNLKNHLRIHSDDRPFSCDLCGKSFRQSVNLKIHRRIHTGERPFSCKECGKTFSQQSSLISHGRTHSDERPFACSSCDKRFNNANSLKLHLRVHTGEKPYTCDICGKTFSQGSHLRTHKRHVHAGGKQYICDKCGKTYSDKRNLKLHKCGYA; from the exons ATGGGCCCCTCCGTGCCGCTGCTCACCCAGCTGGCCGCCGTCATGGAGTCTCTGGTTCACGCTGCCGTGGCGGAGCTCCAGAAGCTAGAGGAGAACAGCTCCAAATTCCTGCTCCGCCTGGAAGTCCGGACCAGCCGGGCCGATGATCGGTCGCCTCCTCCGGCCAGGGAGCAGGACGAGACCCGGAAGAAAATG GTGCTGTTTGCTTCCATCATGGAGACTCTGGGTAACGAGGCCCTCGGAAAGATTATGAACATTGTGGATGAAGCAaagctgctgatggagctgGAATCTGGAAGGGGGGTGAAGAGACCTCAGACCAGCATCCTCAATGTCCTAAACAATGCACATGTGG AACTCGAGCACTCATACGGACTCCCTCCTGAAAACTCAGAGGTGGACAAGTCCACTCAG ACCAAACAAGAGGAAGATGGGGCTGAAACTCCGTTTGTGATGGCGGTCACCGTTAAAAATGAACATGGAAATGTTGACCTGGGAGCCATCGCTGAGA gaGCTCGAGTTGAAGCTGCACCATCGCTCCCTCctgacctgcagcagcaggaagctccCGGTTCCCCTGGGCTAGTCCTCCCGGGGGTCACCTGGAAATACTTGGCGTGCTCTGCATGCGGGAAGGTCTTCTCATCTCAGAGCAACCTGAAGTGTCACTACCGGATCCACACGGGTGAGAAGCCGTTTACCTGCAGTGTCTGTGGGCGAGCTTTCCGCCTGAGGCAGAGCATGCAGAGCCACATGCGAACGCACACAGGCGAGCGGCCGTACGAGTGTCCACAGTGTGGGAAGTGTTTCTCCAAACAGGCgcagctgaaaacacactcCATCATCCATACGGGTGAGAAGCCATACAGCTGTGAGGTGTGTGGCCGCCGCTTCAACCTTCTGCAGAATCTGCACCGCcatgcgcacacgcacacaggcgAGAAGATCTTCGTCTGCAATGTGTGCGGGAAAGGCTTTACCCGTGCTGTCACGCTCAAAACTCACGAGCTCATCCACACTGGACAGAAACCCTTAAAGTGCGAACATTGCCCCAAGACCTTCCGCTACTCCGTCAACCTCAAGAACCACTTGAGAATCCACAGCGATGATCGACCTTTCAGCTGTGACCTCTGCGGGAAGAGTTTCCGGCAGTCGGTGAACCTGAAGATCCACCGTAGGATCCACACCGGCGAGCGGCCTTTCAGCTGCAAAGAGTGCGGGAAGACCTTCAGCCAGCAGAGCAGTCTGATCTCGCACGGCCGGACACACTCAGACGAGAGGCCATTCGCCTGCAGCTCCTGCGACAAGAGGTTCAACAATGCCAACAGTCTGAAGCTGCATCTGCGCGTCCACACTGGAGAGAAGCCGTACACCTGTGACATCTGTGGCAAAACCTTCAGCCAGGGCAGCCACCTGAGGACACATAAGAGACACGTCCATGCTGGTGGCAAACAGTACATCTGTGATAAGTGTGGGAAGACGTACTCTGATAAACGCAACCTGAAGCTCCACAAGTGCGGCTATGCGTGA
- the nudt13 gene encoding NAD(P)H pyrophosphatase NUDT13, mitochondrial isoform X3, with translation MKKLREDDVSCAAVLQNSCVFLFHHLSPLLQRTERETFRPAVLFSSDVLSILERLGSDKSLLNESVLIGCSEQNQPQFCLDVGKLDQAAVEKECGGNFVNLKKSFFLLTEADAPLVAKGQALLRWHQTNRFCSATGQPTHRNQAGSQRVCRSSGAVYYPKMSPVVIVLVSDGRRCLLGRQSSFPLGMYSALAGFCEMGETLEEALCREVAEEVSLEVQSISYSSSQHWPFPQSSFMMGCHASVSPAHTLLSIDHTELEDARWFTLEEIDTALQVKTLPRRGDPLTVWLPPKHALANRLIAEWAMRQRGNRVEP, from the exons ATGAAAAAGCTGAGGGAGGACGATGTGTCATGTGCTGCAGTGTTGCAGAACAGTTGTGTGTTCCTGTTCCACCACCTGAGTCCTCTGCTGCAACGCACTGAGAGGGAAACGTTCAGACCAGCAGTCCTCTTCAGCTCAG atGTGCTGTCAATCCTGGAGAGGCTCGGTTCAGACAAATCCCTACTGAATGAGTCGGTTTTAATTGGCTGTTCTGAACAGAACCAGCCTCAGTTCTGTTTGGATGTTG GAAAACTGGATCAGGCAGCGGTAGAAAAAGAGTGTGGAGGAAACTTTGTCAACCTGAAGAAGTCTTTCTTCCTGCTGACCGAAGCAGATGCCCCCCTTGTGGCCAAG GGTCAGGCTCTGCTCCGCTGGCATCAAACCAACAGGTTCTGTAGTGCTACAGGTCAACCAACCCACCGCAACCAAGCTGGAAGTCAGAGGGTCTGCAGGAGCAGCGGTGCTGTCTACTACCCAAAG ATGTCTCCGGTGGTAATTGTCCTCGTGTCTGATGGGAGGAGGTGTCTGTTGGGCCGACAGTCTTCCTTCCCTTTGGGGATGTACAGCGCTCTGGCTGGTTTTTGTGAAATGG GTgagaccctggaggaagctTTGTGCAGGGAAGTGGCAGAGGAGGTGAGTCTGGAGGTCCAATCCATCTCCTATAGCTCCTCACAGCACTGGCCTTTCCCCCAAAGCTCTTTCATGATGGGTTGCCATGCCTCTGTCAGCCCCGCCCACACCCTG CTGAGCATTGACCACACCGAACTGGAGGACGCCCGCTGGTTCACTCTGGAGGAAATTGACACCGCCCTGCAGGTGAAGACTCTGCCCAGGAGAGGTGACCCTCTCACTGTCTGGTTACCTCCAAAACATGCGCTTGCAAACCGACTCATCGCAGAGTGGGCGATGAGGCAGCGTGGAAACAGGGTTGAGCCCTGA
- the rpp30 gene encoding ribonuclease P protein subunit p30 isoform X2: MSVFMDLNLIYTGDRTGLRTLLETAAHLGFSTVAINYVFEPTSKKKQEIPTPTPINELIDHLPVVQGRSRPIRVLNRLTVVMSDSSHFRPNATEYRSFDLLAVQPTTEKLFHAACMLYDVDIICISVSEKLPFFFKRAPVNGAADRGVVFEVSYSAAIRDSTLRRYTIANAINLMESCKGRNVILSSAAEKALELRGPYDVTNLGLLFGLSDGDAKEAVCSTCRSVLLHAETRKTASGIIYTMRSCSDSAGQEGAPGDPEHGDPPAAKRHKLVLTQ, translated from the exons ATGTCCGTGTTCATGGACCTAAACCTTATCTACACGGGGGACAGGACCGGACTGAGGACTCTGCTGGAGACGGCGGCTCACC TCGGTTTCTCCACTGTCGCCATCAACTACGTGTTTGAACCGACGTCCAAAAAGAAACAG GAAATCCCCACCCCCACGCCGATCAATGAGCTGATCGATCATCTGCCCGTCGTACAG GGCCGCTCTCGTCCAATCAGAGTGCTGAACAGACTGACGGTGGTGATGTCAGACTCCAGTCACTTT AGGCCCAATGCTACAGAGTACCGTAGTTTCGACCTGCTGGCTGTCCAGCCGACCACAGAGAAGCTCTTCCAT GCAGCCTGTATGCTGTATGATGTTGACATCATCTGTATCTCAGTCTCAGAGAAACTTCCTTTCTTCTTCAAGAGAGCACCAGTTAATGGG GCTGCAGACAGGGGTGTGGTGTTTGAAGTGTCCTACTCCGCGGCCATCAGAGACTCCACCCTGAGACGCTACACCATCGCTAATGCCATCAATTTGATGGAGAGCTGTAAGGGGAGG AATGTGATCCTGTCAAGTGCAGCTGAGAAG GCTCTGGAGCTCAGAGGTCCCTATGATGTCACCAACCT CGGTTTGTTGTTCGGGTTGTCAGATGGAGACGCTAAAGAAGCCGTGTGCTCAACCTGTCGATCAGTTCTCCTCCATGCAG AAACCAGGAAGACAGCCAGTGGGATCATCTACACAATGAGGAGCTGCAGTGACTCAGCCGGCCAGGAGGGGGCTCCGGGGGACCCAGAACATG GGGACCCACCTGCTGCCAAGAGACACAAACTTGTTCTAACCCAGTGA
- the nudt13 gene encoding NAD(P)H pyrophosphatase NUDT13, mitochondrial isoform X2 has protein sequence MPVSTPLLRFMKKLREDDVSCAAVLQNSCVFLFHHLSPLLQRTERETFRPAVLFSSDVLSILERLGSDKSLLNESVLIGCSEQNQPQFCLDVGKLDQAAVEKECGGNFVNLKKSFFLLTEADAPLVAKGQALLRWHQTNRFCSATGQPTHRNQAGSQRVCRSSGAVYYPKMSPVVIVLVSDGRRCLLGRQSSFPLGMYSALAGFCEMGETLEEALCREVAEEVSLEVQSISYSSSQHWPFPQSSFMMGCHASVSPAHTLLSIDHTELEDARWFTLEEIDTALQVKTLPRRGDPLTVWLPPKHALANRLIAEWAMRQRGNRVEP, from the exons ATGCCTGTCAGCACGCCACTGCTCAG GTTCATGAAAAAGCTGAGGGAGGACGATGTGTCATGTGCTGCAGTGTTGCAGAACAGTTGTGTGTTCCTGTTCCACCACCTGAGTCCTCTGCTGCAACGCACTGAGAGGGAAACGTTCAGACCAGCAGTCCTCTTCAGCTCAG atGTGCTGTCAATCCTGGAGAGGCTCGGTTCAGACAAATCCCTACTGAATGAGTCGGTTTTAATTGGCTGTTCTGAACAGAACCAGCCTCAGTTCTGTTTGGATGTTG GAAAACTGGATCAGGCAGCGGTAGAAAAAGAGTGTGGAGGAAACTTTGTCAACCTGAAGAAGTCTTTCTTCCTGCTGACCGAAGCAGATGCCCCCCTTGTGGCCAAG GGTCAGGCTCTGCTCCGCTGGCATCAAACCAACAGGTTCTGTAGTGCTACAGGTCAACCAACCCACCGCAACCAAGCTGGAAGTCAGAGGGTCTGCAGGAGCAGCGGTGCTGTCTACTACCCAAAG ATGTCTCCGGTGGTAATTGTCCTCGTGTCTGATGGGAGGAGGTGTCTGTTGGGCCGACAGTCTTCCTTCCCTTTGGGGATGTACAGCGCTCTGGCTGGTTTTTGTGAAATGG GTgagaccctggaggaagctTTGTGCAGGGAAGTGGCAGAGGAGGTGAGTCTGGAGGTCCAATCCATCTCCTATAGCTCCTCACAGCACTGGCCTTTCCCCCAAAGCTCTTTCATGATGGGTTGCCATGCCTCTGTCAGCCCCGCCCACACCCTG CTGAGCATTGACCACACCGAACTGGAGGACGCCCGCTGGTTCACTCTGGAGGAAATTGACACCGCCCTGCAGGTGAAGACTCTGCCCAGGAGAGGTGACCCTCTCACTGTCTGGTTACCTCCAAAACATGCGCTTGCAAACCGACTCATCGCAGAGTGGGCGATGAGGCAGCGTGGAAACAGGGTTGAGCCCTGA
- the rpp30 gene encoding ribonuclease P protein subunit p30 isoform X1, which translates to MSVFMDLNLIYTGDRTGLRTLLETAAHLGFSTVAINYVFEPTSKKKQEIPTPTPINELIDHLPVVQGRSRPIRVLNRLTVVMSDSSHFRPNATEYRSFDLLAVQPTTEKLFHAACMLYDVDIICISVSEKLPFFFKRAPVNGAADRGVVFEVSYSAAIRDSTLRRYTIANAINLMESCKGRNVILSSAAEKALELRGPYDVTNLYPTSGASDTDVWTFMFTQLWCSVTIYFCVFLTRLLSGLLFGLSDGDAKEAVCSTCRSVLLHAETRKTASGIIYTMRSCSDSAGQEGAPGDPEHGDPPAAKRHKLVLTQ; encoded by the exons ATGTCCGTGTTCATGGACCTAAACCTTATCTACACGGGGGACAGGACCGGACTGAGGACTCTGCTGGAGACGGCGGCTCACC TCGGTTTCTCCACTGTCGCCATCAACTACGTGTTTGAACCGACGTCCAAAAAGAAACAG GAAATCCCCACCCCCACGCCGATCAATGAGCTGATCGATCATCTGCCCGTCGTACAG GGCCGCTCTCGTCCAATCAGAGTGCTGAACAGACTGACGGTGGTGATGTCAGACTCCAGTCACTTT AGGCCCAATGCTACAGAGTACCGTAGTTTCGACCTGCTGGCTGTCCAGCCGACCACAGAGAAGCTCTTCCAT GCAGCCTGTATGCTGTATGATGTTGACATCATCTGTATCTCAGTCTCAGAGAAACTTCCTTTCTTCTTCAAGAGAGCACCAGTTAATGGG GCTGCAGACAGGGGTGTGGTGTTTGAAGTGTCCTACTCCGCGGCCATCAGAGACTCCACCCTGAGACGCTACACCATCGCTAATGCCATCAATTTGATGGAGAGCTGTAAGGGGAGG AATGTGATCCTGTCAAGTGCAGCTGAGAAG GCTCTGGAGCTCAGAGGTCCCTATGATGTCACCAACCTGTATCCTACTTCAGGGGCATCAGATACAGATGTTTGGACCTTCATGTTCACTCAACTATGGTGCAGTGTGACCatctatttctgtgttttcctgacCCGCCTTCTCAGCGGTTTGTTGTTCGGGTTGTCAGATGGAGACGCTAAAGAAGCCGTGTGCTCAACCTGTCGATCAGTTCTCCTCCATGCAG AAACCAGGAAGACAGCCAGTGGGATCATCTACACAATGAGGAGCTGCAGTGACTCAGCCGGCCAGGAGGGGGCTCCGGGGGACCCAGAACATG GGGACCCACCTGCTGCCAAGAGACACAAACTTGTTCTAACCCAGTGA
- the nudt13 gene encoding NAD(P)H pyrophosphatase NUDT13, mitochondrial isoform X1: MLRILSSATKCLSARHCSGFLSRMKFMKKLREDDVSCAAVLQNSCVFLFHHLSPLLQRTERETFRPAVLFSSDVLSILERLGSDKSLLNESVLIGCSEQNQPQFCLDVGKLDQAAVEKECGGNFVNLKKSFFLLTEADAPLVAKGQALLRWHQTNRFCSATGQPTHRNQAGSQRVCRSSGAVYYPKMSPVVIVLVSDGRRCLLGRQSSFPLGMYSALAGFCEMGETLEEALCREVAEEVSLEVQSISYSSSQHWPFPQSSFMMGCHASVSPAHTLLSIDHTELEDARWFTLEEIDTALQVKTLPRRGDPLTVWLPPKHALANRLIAEWAMRQRGNRVEP; this comes from the exons ATGCTGAGGATCCTCTCTTCTGCCACAAAATGCCTGTCAGCACGCCACTGCTCAGGTTTCCTCTCCAGGATGAA GTTCATGAAAAAGCTGAGGGAGGACGATGTGTCATGTGCTGCAGTGTTGCAGAACAGTTGTGTGTTCCTGTTCCACCACCTGAGTCCTCTGCTGCAACGCACTGAGAGGGAAACGTTCAGACCAGCAGTCCTCTTCAGCTCAG atGTGCTGTCAATCCTGGAGAGGCTCGGTTCAGACAAATCCCTACTGAATGAGTCGGTTTTAATTGGCTGTTCTGAACAGAACCAGCCTCAGTTCTGTTTGGATGTTG GAAAACTGGATCAGGCAGCGGTAGAAAAAGAGTGTGGAGGAAACTTTGTCAACCTGAAGAAGTCTTTCTTCCTGCTGACCGAAGCAGATGCCCCCCTTGTGGCCAAG GGTCAGGCTCTGCTCCGCTGGCATCAAACCAACAGGTTCTGTAGTGCTACAGGTCAACCAACCCACCGCAACCAAGCTGGAAGTCAGAGGGTCTGCAGGAGCAGCGGTGCTGTCTACTACCCAAAG ATGTCTCCGGTGGTAATTGTCCTCGTGTCTGATGGGAGGAGGTGTCTGTTGGGCCGACAGTCTTCCTTCCCTTTGGGGATGTACAGCGCTCTGGCTGGTTTTTGTGAAATGG GTgagaccctggaggaagctTTGTGCAGGGAAGTGGCAGAGGAGGTGAGTCTGGAGGTCCAATCCATCTCCTATAGCTCCTCACAGCACTGGCCTTTCCCCCAAAGCTCTTTCATGATGGGTTGCCATGCCTCTGTCAGCCCCGCCCACACCCTG CTGAGCATTGACCACACCGAACTGGAGGACGCCCGCTGGTTCACTCTGGAGGAAATTGACACCGCCCTGCAGGTGAAGACTCTGCCCAGGAGAGGTGACCCTCTCACTGTCTGGTTACCTCCAAAACATGCGCTTGCAAACCGACTCATCGCAGAGTGGGCGATGAGGCAGCGTGGAAACAGGGTTGAGCCCTGA